From the Chitinolyticbacter meiyuanensis genome, one window contains:
- a CDS encoding glycosyltransferase: MRRLKILTWHVHGSYLYYLTQVPHDFYVLSKPERPAGYVGRHGHFAWGDNVHDMPVAALADAEFDCVLFQHHAHYLEDQHQWLTPAQRALPRIYLEHDPPRESPTDTRHPVDDPDMLLVHVTPFNRLMWDNNRTPTRVIEHGVLPPASARYSGKLDRGLVVVNNMATRGRRLGADLYTALRERVPLDLVGMGAAEAGGLGEVRHDRLPAFAAQYRFFFNPIRYTSLGLAVIEAMMLGMPIVGLATTEMVTTIENGVSGYLDTEPERLAGRMQALLAEPKLARALGEGAQRHALARFGIDRFVADWCDALGTVTGTSRVVPQMLQPRQAA, encoded by the coding sequence ATGCGTCGATTGAAGATCCTGACCTGGCATGTGCATGGCAGCTACCTGTACTACCTGACGCAGGTGCCACACGATTTCTACGTGCTGTCCAAGCCCGAGCGGCCGGCCGGCTATGTCGGCCGCCATGGCCACTTCGCCTGGGGCGACAACGTGCACGACATGCCGGTGGCGGCGCTGGCCGATGCTGAATTCGACTGCGTGCTGTTCCAGCACCATGCGCATTACCTGGAAGACCAGCATCAGTGGCTGACGCCGGCGCAGCGTGCGCTGCCACGCATCTACCTGGAACACGATCCACCGCGCGAATCCCCCACCGACACCCGGCATCCGGTGGATGATCCGGACATGCTGCTGGTCCATGTCACGCCGTTCAACCGGCTGATGTGGGACAACAACCGCACGCCCACCCGGGTGATCGAACACGGTGTGTTGCCACCCGCCAGTGCGCGCTACAGCGGCAAGCTGGATCGCGGGTTGGTCGTGGTCAACAACATGGCCACCCGGGGCCGCCGGCTTGGCGCCGATCTCTACACGGCGCTGCGCGAGCGGGTGCCGCTCGATCTTGTCGGTATGGGCGCGGCGGAGGCGGGCGGACTGGGCGAGGTGCGGCACGACCGGCTGCCGGCCTTTGCCGCGCAGTACCGCTTCTTCTTCAATCCGATTCGCTACACCAGCCTGGGGCTGGCGGTGATCGAGGCGATGATGCTGGGGATGCCCATTGTTGGCCTCGCCACCACCGAGATGGTCACCACCATCGAGAACGGCGTATCCGGTTACCTCGATACCGAGCCCGAGCGGCTTGCAGGCCGCATGCAGGCCTTGCTGGCCGAACCGAAGCTGGCACGGGCGCTGGGCGAAGGGGCTCAGCGCCATGCGCTGGCGCGCTTTGGCATCGATCGGTTCGTGGCCGACTGGTGTGATGCGCTTGGCACCGTTACCGGCACCTCGCGCGTGGTGCCGCAGATGCTGCAGCCCCGCCAGGCCGCCTGA
- a CDS encoding glycosyltransferase family 4 protein translates to MTQRIALISDHASPLAVLGGVDSGGQNVYVAHVARQLAQLGHQVDVFTRRDQETLPTIVEWCSGVRVIHVPAGPAEFVRKEELLPHMADFARWMIGFCREHGQYDLIHANFFMSGMVAMGVKQALGTPFVITFHALGQVRRQHQQEADQFPPERLDIEETLVAEADAIIAECPQDKLDLETLYGADPAKLYIVPCGFDKDEFWPVSQKFARQTLGFAQDERILVNIGRLVPRKGIDNAIRGVGHLKRDHGIDATLLIVGGNSDIPDPQLTPEIERLTRIAEEEGAGQRVIFTGRRSRELLKLYYAAADALITTPWYEPFGITPLEAMACGTPVIGADVGGLKHSIVDGKTGFLVPPHKPQVLGRRLAQFYAHPEQIRRMGRSALRRVNSEFTWEKVARDIAAVYYVVADREVELLQTGPWWEVEGTALQDGEVRAKWLGALQS, encoded by the coding sequence ATGACGCAACGCATCGCATTGATCAGTGATCACGCCTCACCGCTGGCGGTATTGGGCGGGGTCGACAGCGGCGGCCAGAATGTCTACGTCGCCCATGTCGCCCGCCAGCTCGCCCAGCTGGGGCACCAGGTCGACGTGTTCACCCGTCGCGACCAGGAGACGCTGCCCACCATCGTCGAGTGGTGCTCCGGCGTGCGCGTGATCCATGTGCCGGCCGGGCCGGCCGAGTTCGTGCGCAAGGAAGAGCTGTTGCCGCATATGGCGGACTTCGCGCGCTGGATGATCGGCTTTTGCCGCGAGCACGGTCAGTACGACCTGATCCATGCCAATTTCTTCATGTCGGGCATGGTGGCGATGGGTGTCAAGCAGGCATTGGGTACGCCCTTCGTCATCACCTTCCATGCGCTGGGCCAGGTGAGGCGCCAGCACCAGCAGGAGGCCGACCAGTTCCCGCCCGAGCGGCTCGACATCGAGGAGACGCTGGTGGCCGAGGCCGACGCCATCATCGCCGAATGCCCGCAGGACAAGCTCGACCTGGAAACGCTGTACGGCGCCGATCCGGCCAAGCTCTACATCGTGCCCTGCGGTTTCGACAAGGACGAGTTCTGGCCGGTGTCGCAGAAGTTCGCTCGCCAGACCCTGGGATTTGCCCAGGACGAGCGCATCCTGGTGAACATCGGCCGCCTGGTGCCACGCAAGGGCATCGACAATGCGATCCGTGGCGTAGGGCATCTGAAGCGCGACCATGGCATCGACGCCACGCTGCTGATCGTCGGCGGCAATTCGGATATCCCCGATCCGCAGCTCACGCCGGAGATCGAGCGGTTGACGCGCATCGCCGAGGAGGAGGGGGCCGGGCAGCGTGTGATCTTCACCGGCCGGCGCTCGCGTGAGCTGCTGAAGCTCTACTACGCGGCGGCCGACGCACTGATCACCACGCCGTGGTACGAGCCCTTCGGCATCACGCCGCTCGAAGCCATGGCCTGCGGCACGCCGGTGATCGGCGCCGATGTCGGCGGGCTCAAGCACAGCATCGTCGACGGCAAGACCGGCTTTCTGGTACCGCCCCACAAGCCGCAGGTGCTGGGCCGGCGGCTGGCGCAGTTCTACGCGCATCCCGAGCAGATCCGCCGCATGGGCCGCAGTGCGCTGCGCCGCGTGAACAGCGAGTTCACCTGGGAGAAAGTGGCGCGCGATATCGCCGCCGTCTACTACGTGGTGGCCGACCGCGAAGTGGAGCTGCTGCAAACCGGGCCGTGGTGGGAAGTGGAAGGCACGGCGTTGCAGGACGGCGAGGTCCGCGCCAAGTGGCTGGGGGCGTTGCAGTCATGA
- a CDS encoding D-glycero-alpha-D-manno-heptose-1,7-bisphosphate 7-phosphatase, whose translation MSVPAVFVDKDGTLIEDVPYNVDPELISLTDNAGPGLALLLECGYRLFVVSNQAGVGLGYFSAAALGQVSQRILQLVTCEGAGLHGFYYCPHAPAEAGSPGCNCRKPAPGLVLQAAEQHDIDLARSWFIGDILDDVEAGHRAGCRSILLDNGNETEWVMSPLRKPDFLARDLLDAASHIAMLQLLSHTPLERAR comes from the coding sequence ATGAGCGTACCCGCCGTGTTCGTCGACAAGGACGGCACGCTGATCGAGGACGTGCCCTACAACGTCGATCCCGAACTGATCTCGTTGACCGACAACGCCGGTCCGGGCCTCGCGCTGCTGCTTGAATGCGGCTATCGGTTGTTCGTGGTGTCGAACCAGGCCGGCGTCGGCCTGGGGTATTTCTCAGCGGCCGCACTGGGGCAGGTGTCGCAGCGCATCCTGCAGCTGGTGACCTGTGAGGGGGCTGGTCTGCACGGCTTCTATTACTGCCCGCACGCACCGGCCGAGGCAGGCTCGCCGGGCTGCAACTGCCGCAAGCCGGCGCCGGGGCTGGTGCTGCAGGCGGCCGAGCAGCACGATATCGATCTCGCCCGTTCCTGGTTCATCGGCGACATCCTCGATGATGTGGAGGCAGGTCATCGCGCCGGCTGTCGCAGCATCCTGCTCGACAACGGCAACGAGACGGAATGGGTGATGTCGCCGCTGCGCAAGCCCGATTTCCTGGCGCGCGATCTGCTCGATGCAGCCAGCCATATCGCGATGCTGCAACTGCTGTCGCATACGCCGCTGGAGCGTGCGCGATGA
- a CDS encoding ABCB family ABC transporter ATP-binding protein/permease, whose protein sequence is MSRADPPRRQRPSSRAVLRELLTAAWRYRGRVIGALALLLLAKVAVVAVPLALKAIIDALSRPEVVQAVPVLLLVGYALLRFSGTLFNELRDLVFSRVTQNIVSDYAHRVFVHLHALSPRFHAKRRTGGLLRDIDRGTNGVGFLLGAGLFTLVPTLVEFIMVLAVILLRYPDSFTGIILATFIVYSVFTFVVTSRRTLRQRRVNRLDSNAKGRLADSLINYDNVKYFTGEAAEASRLRSILDDWVDAMVRNQKSLFVLHVGQSLIIGAGVASVMLLAGFDVVRGTLTVGDLVLINAYVIQVCLPLNTLGFVYRESKDAQTNAEQLLKLLAEAPEITDAPDALALQIREPSVEFRNVSFRYEPDRPILHDVSFRIPAGHTVAVVGGSGSGKSTLARLLLRFYDVESGSILVDGQDIRAITQESLRSAIGVVPQDTVLFNDDIAYNIGYGRRGASGTQIVAAANAAHIHRFIQALPSGYHTEVGERGVKLSGGERQRMAIARAILKNPPILIFDEATSALDSQSEAAIEAELERISRDRTALVIAHRLSTIAHADEILVMEHGHIVERGNHAELLARHGIYAQMWLLQQREKKLETAEARLGDALAGQADAD, encoded by the coding sequence ATGTCCCGAGCCGATCCGCCCCGTCGTCAAAGACCGTCCTCGCGCGCCGTGCTGCGCGAGTTGCTGACCGCCGCGTGGCGCTACCGAGGGCGGGTGATCGGCGCACTGGCGCTGCTGTTGCTGGCCAAGGTGGCGGTGGTGGCGGTGCCGCTGGCGCTCAAGGCCATCATCGATGCGCTGAGCCGGCCGGAGGTGGTGCAGGCAGTGCCGGTGCTGCTGCTGGTCGGCTACGCGCTGCTGCGCTTTTCCGGCACGCTGTTCAACGAGCTGCGCGACCTGGTGTTCTCGCGGGTGACGCAGAACATCGTCTCCGACTACGCACACCGGGTGTTCGTGCACCTGCATGCGCTATCGCCGCGTTTCCATGCCAAGCGTCGTACCGGTGGCCTGCTGCGTGATATCGACCGCGGCACCAATGGCGTCGGCTTCCTGCTGGGTGCCGGGCTGTTCACGCTGGTGCCGACGCTGGTCGAATTCATCATGGTGCTGGCGGTAATCCTGCTGCGCTATCCGGACAGCTTCACCGGCATCATCCTCGCCACCTTCATCGTCTATTCGGTGTTCACCTTCGTCGTCACCAGCCGGCGCACATTGCGGCAACGGCGGGTGAACCGGCTGGACAGCAATGCCAAGGGCCGGCTGGCCGACAGCCTGATCAACTACGACAACGTGAAGTACTTCACCGGTGAAGCGGCCGAGGCCTCGCGGTTGCGCAGCATCCTCGACGACTGGGTCGATGCGATGGTGCGCAACCAGAAATCGCTGTTCGTGCTGCATGTGGGCCAAAGCCTGATCATCGGCGCCGGCGTTGCCTCGGTGATGCTGCTCGCGGGCTTCGACGTGGTGCGCGGCACGCTCACCGTCGGCGATCTGGTGCTGATCAATGCCTACGTGATCCAGGTCTGCCTGCCGCTCAATACGCTGGGCTTCGTCTACCGCGAATCGAAGGATGCGCAGACCAATGCCGAGCAGTTGCTGAAACTGCTGGCCGAGGCGCCGGAGATCACCGATGCGCCGGATGCATTGGCGCTGCAGATCCGCGAGCCCAGCGTGGAATTCCGCAACGTGTCGTTCCGCTACGAGCCGGATCGGCCCATCCTGCACGACGTGAGCTTCCGCATCCCGGCCGGGCACACCGTGGCGGTGGTCGGCGGCAGCGGCTCGGGCAAGTCTACGCTGGCGCGGCTGCTGCTGCGCTTTTACGACGTGGAAAGCGGCAGCATCCTGGTCGATGGCCAGGATATCCGGGCGATCACGCAGGAGAGCCTGCGCAGCGCCATTGGCGTGGTGCCGCAGGATACGGTGCTGTTCAACGACGACATCGCCTACAACATCGGCTACGGCCGGCGCGGTGCCAGTGGCACCCAGATCGTCGCCGCCGCCAACGCCGCCCACATCCACCGTTTCATCCAGGCGCTGCCGTCCGGTTACCACACCGAGGTGGGTGAGCGCGGCGTAAAGCTATCGGGGGGCGAGCGCCAACGCATGGCGATTGCCCGCGCCATCCTGAAGAACCCGCCGATCCTGATCTTCGACGAGGCGACCAGCGCGCTCGATTCGCAGTCGGAGGCGGCGATCGAGGCCGAGCTCGAGCGCATCTCGCGCGATCGCACCGCGCTCGTCATCGCGCACCGCTTGTCCACCATCGCCCATGCGGACGAGATCCTGGTGATGGAGCACGGCCATATCGTCGAGCGCGGCAACCATGCCGAGCTGCTGGCGCGCCACGGCATCTACGCGCAGATGTGGCTGCTGCAGCAGCGCGAGAAGAAGCTCGAAACGGCGGAGGCGCGGCTGGGCGACGCGCTCGCCGGCCAGGCCGACGCGGACTGA
- a CDS encoding phosphomannomutase CpsG (capsular polysaccharide biosynthesis protein; catalyzes the formation of D-mannose 6-phosphate from alpha-D-mannose 1-phosphate) yields the protein MATTLDCFTAYDVRGRVGESLTPKVAYRIGRACCEVLSASTMVVGGDARLSTPELKRALMRGLSEGGCDVIDLGLTGTEEIYFATAHLGVDGGIEVTASHNPAEYNGMKIVREGARPVSCDNGLLDIARRAEQDEFVEPVKRGTVRAGSVLNAYVNKLIDFVDLGAMRSLKLVVNAGNGAAGHVIDALAMRLDGVGVPLEFVRLQHEPDGRFPHGVPNPMLPEQRERTALAVRQLGADLGVAWDGDFDRCFLFDEHGTFVEGYYLVGLLAETLLRRQPGGRIVHDPRLIWNTRELVTRAGGIPVQCKTGHAFIKARMREEEALYGGEMSGHHYFRDFAFCDSGMIPWLLIAELISVTGQPLSQLLAERIAAYPVSGEINLKTDAGAALAALDAVAAPLAREIDHTDGISLDFGDWRCNVRRSNTEPLLRLNVETRGDPALLQRATRQLVTLLTEPETARRFDPLQPQGVSS from the coding sequence ATGGCGACTACGCTCGATTGCTTCACCGCCTACGACGTGCGCGGCCGGGTGGGCGAATCGCTGACGCCCAAGGTGGCATACCGCATCGGCCGTGCCTGCTGCGAGGTGCTGTCGGCGAGCACCATGGTGGTCGGCGGCGATGCCCGGCTGTCGACGCCGGAGCTCAAGCGCGCGCTGATGCGCGGCCTCAGTGAAGGCGGCTGCGATGTGATCGACCTCGGCCTCACCGGCACCGAGGAAATCTACTTCGCCACTGCCCACCTGGGTGTCGATGGGGGCATCGAGGTCACCGCCAGCCACAACCCCGCCGAATACAACGGCATGAAGATCGTGCGCGAAGGCGCACGGCCGGTGAGCTGCGACAACGGCCTGCTCGATATCGCCCGGCGGGCCGAGCAGGACGAGTTTGTCGAGCCGGTGAAGCGCGGCACGGTGCGCGCGGGCTCGGTGCTCAACGCCTATGTGAACAAGCTGATCGATTTCGTTGATCTGGGCGCGATGCGCTCGCTCAAGCTGGTGGTCAACGCCGGCAATGGCGCTGCCGGCCATGTGATCGACGCGCTGGCGATGCGGCTCGATGGCGTGGGCGTGCCGCTGGAGTTCGTGCGGCTGCAGCACGAGCCGGACGGCCGCTTTCCGCATGGCGTGCCCAATCCCATGCTGCCCGAGCAGCGCGAACGCACCGCGCTCGCCGTACGCCAGCTCGGTGCCGACCTCGGCGTGGCCTGGGATGGCGATTTCGATCGCTGCTTCCTGTTCGACGAGCACGGCACCTTCGTCGAGGGCTATTACCTGGTCGGCCTGCTGGCCGAGACGCTGCTGCGCCGGCAGCCAGGCGGGCGCATCGTGCACGATCCACGGCTGATCTGGAACACGCGCGAGCTGGTCACCCGCGCCGGTGGCATCCCCGTGCAGTGCAAGACCGGCCACGCCTTCATCAAGGCGCGGATGCGCGAGGAAGAAGCGCTGTATGGCGGCGAGATGAGCGGCCATCACTACTTCCGCGATTTCGCCTTTTGCGACAGCGGCATGATTCCCTGGCTGTTGATCGCCGAGCTCATCAGCGTTACCGGCCAGCCACTGTCGCAACTGCTGGCCGAGCGCATCGCCGCCTACCCGGTTTCGGGCGAGATCAACCTGAAGACCGATGCCGGCGCCGCACTGGCGGCGTTGGACGCCGTGGCCGCGCCCTTGGCGCGTGAGATCGATCATACCGACGGCATCAGCCTCGATTTTGGCGACTGGCGCTGCAATGTGCGGCGTTCCAACACCGAGCCGCTGTTGAGACTCAACGTGGAAACGCGTGGCGACCCGGCGCTGCTGCAGCGTGCCACGCGCCAGCTGGTCACGTTGCTGACCGAGCCGGAGACCGCGCGGCGCTTCGACCCGCTGCAGCCGCAAGGAGTGTCCTCATGA
- a CDS encoding glycosyltransferase family 9 protein: MYATAASTTDLNERQQASWLESHAPRSIVVFRALQIGDMLCAVPALRALRHCLPRARIALAGLPWAATLAERLPQLIDEFIPFPGHAGLPEQLPEPRAYREFLHRVQARRFDLAIQLHGSGAVTNEIVSAFDTPWLAGFHDPAAPVCTTFLPYPERGHEIHRLLALTSHLGAAAYGDYLDYPLLPADAAELAVSGVPLPPPGKGYVCLHPGARDPQRRWPARRFAEIGDALADRGLTVVLTGSEQERPLTAAVAEAMRSPALDTASPLSFGAMAQLMQGARLVVSNDTGTSHLAAALALPSVVIFRSSELPRWAPLDVVRHRAVWDPEGVRVHTVLSEAMALLALTSR, encoded by the coding sequence ATGTACGCAACAGCCGCCAGCACCACCGATCTCAACGAACGCCAGCAGGCGTCTTGGCTGGAAAGCCATGCCCCCCGATCCATCGTGGTGTTTCGCGCGCTGCAGATCGGCGACATGCTGTGCGCGGTGCCGGCCTTGCGCGCATTGCGCCATTGCCTGCCACGCGCCCGCATCGCGCTGGCCGGCCTGCCCTGGGCAGCCACGCTGGCCGAGCGGCTGCCGCAGCTGATCGATGAATTCATTCCCTTCCCCGGCCACGCCGGGCTGCCGGAACAGCTGCCCGAGCCGCGGGCCTATCGTGAATTCCTGCACCGGGTACAGGCGCGACGCTTCGATCTGGCGATCCAGCTGCACGGCAGCGGCGCCGTCACCAACGAGATCGTCAGCGCCTTCGATACCCCGTGGCTCGCCGGCTTCCACGATCCGGCCGCACCGGTGTGCACCACCTTCCTGCCCTACCCCGAACGCGGCCATGAGATCCACCGATTGCTGGCACTGACCAGCCACCTGGGTGCGGCCGCCTACGGCGATTATCTGGATTACCCGTTGCTGCCCGCCGATGCCGCCGAGCTTGCTGTCAGCGGCGTGCCGCTACCGCCACCGGGCAAGGGCTATGTGTGCCTGCATCCGGGCGCGCGTGATCCGCAGCGGCGCTGGCCGGCGCGGCGCTTTGCCGAGATCGGCGATGCACTCGCCGATCGCGGCCTTACCGTGGTGCTGACCGGATCGGAACAGGAACGACCGCTGACCGCGGCAGTGGCGGAAGCGATGCGCTCCCCGGCACTCGATACCGCCAGCCCGCTGTCGTTCGGCGCGATGGCCCAGCTGATGCAGGGTGCGCGGCTGGTGGTGTCGAACGATACCGGCACCTCCCATCTCGCCGCTGCGCTGGCGCTACCCAGCGTGGTGATCTTCCGCAGCTCGGAGCTGCCACGCTGGGCGCCGCTCGACGTGGTACGCCACCGGGCAGTTTGGGATCCGGAAGGCGTGCGCGTTCACACGGTGCTGAGCGAGGCGATGGCCCTGCTGGCACTGACCTCACGATAG
- a CDS encoding mannose-1-phosphate guanylyltransferase/mannose-6-phosphate isomerase: MDTLIPVVLCGGSGTRMWPLSRAGHPKQLLALSGERTLLQQTVGRLAGLDVAAPIVVTNEAQRFMVYEQLAAIGCEPAHIIAEPAGRNTAPAAAAAALLALRDQADALLLLLPSDHLIRQHAHFQALVETALPAARDGLLVTFGIRPDCAHTGYGYIRQGEALAGGALHRVAEFVEKPDTARAEAFVAGGQHYWNSGMFLFRADAYLAELQRLQPDMLAAVTAAVEAGHGDPPYFLLGAERFAEAANASIDYAVMEHTDRAAMIAAEDLGWSDIGSWSALAEVCEQDEAGNNLVGDVIAEAASDCYIRAESSVVAAIGVDHLVIVQTADAVLVTTKDKAQDVKKVVERLNADGRAESLWHRRVHRPWGSYEGIDTGERFQVKHIVVKPGAALSLQMHFHRAEHWIVVRGTARVVCGDEVRLLTENQSTYIPLGTVHRLENPGKVPLELIEVQSGAYLGEDDIVRLDDQYGRDLRAAG, translated from the coding sequence ATGGATACCCTGATTCCCGTGGTGTTGTGCGGCGGCAGTGGCACGCGGATGTGGCCGCTGTCGCGCGCCGGCCATCCCAAGCAACTGCTCGCGCTGTCCGGCGAGCGCACGCTGCTGCAGCAGACGGTGGGCCGGCTCGCCGGGCTCGATGTGGCGGCACCCATCGTGGTGACCAATGAGGCGCAGCGCTTCATGGTGTACGAGCAGCTTGCCGCCATCGGCTGCGAGCCGGCGCACATCATTGCGGAGCCTGCCGGGCGCAATACTGCGCCGGCCGCGGCCGCGGCCGCACTGCTGGCGCTGCGTGACCAAGCGGATGCACTGCTGCTGCTGCTGCCGTCCGATCACCTGATCCGCCAGCATGCGCATTTCCAGGCGCTGGTCGAAACCGCGTTGCCGGCTGCGCGCGATGGCCTGCTTGTCACCTTCGGCATCCGGCCCGATTGCGCGCACACCGGCTACGGCTACATCCGTCAGGGCGAGGCGCTGGCCGGCGGCGCGCTGCATCGTGTGGCCGAATTCGTCGAGAAGCCCGACACCGCGCGTGCCGAGGCCTTTGTCGCCGGCGGCCAGCACTACTGGAACAGCGGCATGTTCCTGTTCCGCGCCGATGCCTATCTTGCCGAGCTGCAGCGGCTGCAACCCGACATGCTGGCGGCGGTGACGGCGGCCGTCGAGGCCGGCCACGGCGATCCGCCGTATTTCCTGCTCGGCGCCGAGCGCTTTGCCGAGGCGGCCAATGCATCGATCGACTACGCGGTGATGGAGCACACCGATCGCGCGGCGATGATCGCGGCCGAGGACCTGGGCTGGAGCGACATCGGCAGCTGGTCCGCGCTGGCCGAAGTGTGCGAGCAGGACGAGGCGGGCAACAACCTGGTCGGCGACGTGATCGCCGAGGCAGCGAGCGACTGCTACATCCGGGCCGAGAGCAGCGTGGTGGCGGCCATCGGCGTCGATCACCTGGTGATCGTGCAGACTGCCGATGCAGTGCTGGTGACCACCAAGGACAAGGCGCAGGACGTGAAAAAGGTGGTCGAGCGGCTGAATGCCGACGGCCGGGCCGAATCGCTGTGGCATCGCCGGGTGCATCGGCCCTGGGGCAGCTACGAGGGCATCGATACTGGCGAGCGCTTCCAGGTGAAGCACATCGTGGTGAAGCCCGGTGCCGCGCTGTCGCTGCAGATGCATTTCCACCGTGCCGAGCACTGGATCGTGGTGCGCGGCACGGCGCGCGTGGTGTGCGGTGACGAAGTGCGGCTGCTGACCGAGAACCAGTCCACCTATATCCCGCTCGGCACGGTGCACCGGCTGGAGAACCCTGGCAAGGTGCCGCTGGAGCTGATCGAGGTGCAGTCGGGTGCTTACCTCGGCGAGGACGACATCGTGCGGCTCGACGACCAATATGGCCGCGACCTGCGGGCAGCCGGCTGA
- the waaF gene encoding lipopolysaccharide heptosyltransferase II, whose protein sequence is MSAAWQAARRVLCVRLDNMGDVLMTTPAIRALKAALPGRHITLLASPSGAALARLVPEIDDVIEFEAPWMKGGTVSPAQDERVRAAIAARGFDAVVIFTVYSQNPLPAAYFCYQAGIPLRLAHCRENPYHLLSDWVKEIEPEGGTRHEVQRQLDLVDTVGCRPVARRMSLEVPVEAERRVERLLLAQGYDAERSCVVVHTGATAPSRRYPGDRFAAAIALLVEAGCQVVLTGSAGEVAEVEQIRQRAGVPTLSLAGQVDLAELAAAIKRADVVLSNNSGPAHMAAALDTPLVDLYALTNPQHTPWLVRHVLLYHDVPCKYCYNSVCPQGHHDCLRRVTPQQVADAVLSLLPQPGEAQLHPVVWSRPAVRVAGGASVITMRRAPCVD, encoded by the coding sequence ATGAGCGCCGCCTGGCAGGCCGCACGGCGCGTGCTGTGCGTGCGGCTCGACAACATGGGTGACGTGCTGATGACCACGCCGGCAATCCGCGCGCTGAAGGCGGCGTTGCCAGGCCGGCACATCACGCTGCTGGCTTCGCCCTCGGGCGCGGCGCTGGCGCGGCTGGTGCCGGAGATCGACGATGTGATCGAGTTCGAGGCGCCGTGGATGAAGGGTGGCACTGTCTCGCCAGCCCAGGATGAGCGCGTGCGTGCCGCGATTGCGGCGCGCGGGTTCGACGCGGTGGTGATCTTCACCGTCTACAGCCAGAACCCGCTGCCGGCCGCGTATTTCTGCTACCAGGCCGGTATTCCGCTGCGGCTGGCGCATTGCCGCGAGAATCCCTACCACCTGCTCAGCGACTGGGTGAAGGAAATCGAGCCGGAGGGCGGCACCCGGCACGAGGTACAGCGCCAGCTCGATCTCGTCGACACCGTCGGCTGCCGGCCGGTGGCACGGCGGATGTCGCTGGAAGTACCGGTGGAGGCCGAACGCCGCGTCGAGCGCCTGCTGCTGGCGCAGGGCTACGACGCCGAGCGTTCCTGCGTGGTGGTGCATACCGGCGCCACTGCGCCGTCGCGCCGCTATCCGGGCGATCGTTTCGCTGCGGCGATCGCGCTGCTGGTTGAAGCCGGTTGCCAGGTGGTGCTGACCGGTTCGGCCGGCGAAGTGGCCGAGGTGGAGCAGATCCGGCAACGGGCCGGCGTGCCGACGCTGTCGCTGGCGGGCCAGGTCGATCTGGCGGAGCTCGCGGCGGCGATCAAGCGGGCGGACGTGGTGCTTAGCAACAACAGCGGCCCCGCGCACATGGCGGCGGCGCTCGATACCCCGCTGGTCGATCTTTACGCGCTGACCAATCCGCAGCACACGCCGTGGCTGGTGCGGCATGTGCTGCTCTACCACGATGTGCCGTGCAAGTACTGCTACAACAGCGTGTGCCCGCAGGGCCACCACGACTGCCTGCGTCGGGTGACGCCGCAACAGGTGGCCGACGCCGTGCTGTCGCTGCTGCCGCAGCCTGGCGAGGCGCAGCTCCATCCTGTTGTCTGGTCCCGGCCCGCGGTGCGGGTGGCGGGCGGGGCATCGGTCATCACCATGAGGAGGGCGCCATGCGTCGATTGA